A genomic segment from Treponema sp. Marseille-Q3903 encodes:
- a CDS encoding DUF975 family protein, protein MIIDRIELKTAAKKQISGNILTYFGLGIIFGLILSVASFTFLGELLLIGPLYLGETLFMLEVVRKGKGQLETGFMGFKQFGTSFVASFLTGIFVFLWSLLFVIPGIIASLKYSMTYYIIADEPELSGYEAMKKSKKMMDGHKSELFVLLLSFFWWYLLCFVTCGIAAIYVGPYIKATVTNFYEKIKNTGFEQQKLLTE, encoded by the coding sequence ATGATTATTGACAGAATTGAATTAAAGACGGCGGCAAAAAAGCAAATCTCGGGCAACATTCTAACCTACTTCGGGTTGGGAATTATTTTCGGACTTATACTGTCGGTTGCATCTTTTACATTTTTAGGAGAACTGCTACTGATAGGGCCATTGTATCTGGGTGAAACTTTATTTATGCTTGAAGTTGTGCGAAAAGGTAAAGGACAGCTCGAAACAGGTTTTATGGGTTTCAAACAGTTCGGTACATCATTTGTAGCGTCGTTTTTGACAGGAATTTTTGTTTTCCTGTGGAGTTTATTGTTTGTAATCCCGGGAATCATAGCCTCACTTAAGTATTCAATGACTTATTACATCATCGCAGATGAGCCTGAACTGAGCGGATACGAGGCTATGAAAAAATCAAAAAAGATGATGGATGGACACAAAAGTGAATTATTCGTTCTTCTTTTGAGCTTCTTTTGGTGGTACCTCCTTTGCTTTGTAACATGCGGAATTGCCGCAATATATGTAGGTCCTTATATCAAAGCGACGGTGACAAACTTCTACGAAAAGATAAAAAACACCGGTTTCGAACAACAAAAACTTCTGACCGAATAA
- a CDS encoding argininosuccinate synthase — MSKDKVILAYSGGLDTTVIIPWLKENYDYDVIAVCIDVGQGDDWEAIKSRALKTGAAACYVVDAKQEYIEEYVWPALKANAVYEDEYLLGTSTARPLIGKILVEYARQEKAVAICHGATGKGNDQVRFEFAIKAFAPDIKVIAAWRDDKWNMDSREAEIKFLEDRGLEVPMKKDQSYSRDENIWHLSHEGLELEKTENEPNYKHMLQNTVVPEEASEKGEYVTIDWEKGIPVGLNGKKMDSLELLQELNKIGGRNGVGLADICENRFVGMKSRGVYETPGGSILYYAHRMMDHICLDKDTYHFKQHISLKMADLIYEGKWFTTLMDSCMAFVDKAEENVTGWSKVKVVKGAIRGAGAASKYSLYNESIASFTTGELYDHKDAQGFITLAGLPIKVRAMMEQQVGEGQAIASSKNLKKRPTE, encoded by the coding sequence ATGTCAAAAGATAAAGTAATTCTTGCGTATTCGGGTGGACTTGATACAACTGTAATTATTCCATGGCTTAAAGAAAACTATGATTATGATGTAATTGCAGTTTGCATAGATGTCGGACAGGGAGACGATTGGGAAGCGATAAAATCTCGCGCTTTAAAAACAGGAGCGGCTGCTTGTTACGTCGTCGATGCAAAACAGGAATATATTGAAGAATATGTATGGCCTGCGTTGAAGGCAAATGCAGTCTACGAAGATGAATATCTTTTGGGAACTTCTACTGCTCGCCCTTTAATCGGAAAAATCCTCGTCGAATACGCGCGTCAGGAAAAAGCTGTCGCAATATGCCATGGTGCTACGGGAAAAGGAAATGATCAGGTTCGTTTTGAATTTGCAATAAAAGCGTTTGCTCCAGATATCAAAGTGATCGCAGCTTGGCGTGATGATAAGTGGAATATGGACAGCCGTGAAGCTGAAATAAAGTTTCTTGAAGACCGCGGACTTGAAGTTCCGATGAAAAAAGACCAGTCTTACTCACGCGATGAAAATATCTGGCATCTTTCACACGAAGGGCTTGAGCTTGAAAAAACAGAAAATGAGCCTAACTACAAACACATGTTGCAGAATACAGTTGTTCCTGAAGAAGCATCTGAAAAAGGCGAGTACGTTACAATTGATTGGGAAAAAGGCATTCCTGTCGGGCTAAATGGAAAAAAGATGGATTCGCTAGAGCTTTTGCAAGAACTGAACAAAATAGGCGGACGCAACGGCGTTGGACTTGCAGATATATGCGAAAACAGATTTGTAGGAATGAAATCTCGCGGCGTTTACGAAACTCCCGGTGGCTCAATTCTTTACTACGCACACAGGATGATGGACCATATCTGCCTTGATAAAGATACATACCACTTCAAACAGCACATCTCACTAAAAATGGCTGATTTAATTTACGAAGGAAAATGGTTTACAACGCTGATGGATTCGTGCATGGCTTTTGTAGATAAAGCAGAAGAAAATGTGACAGGCTGGTCAAAAGTTAAAGTTGTTAAAGGGGCAATTAGAGGAGCCGGAGCCGCTTCTAAATATTCATTGTACAACGAATCAATCGCATCGTTTACAACCGGCGAACTGTATGACCACAAAGACGCACAAGGGTTCATCACTCTTGCAGGACTTCCGATAAAAGTTCGCGCTATGATGGAACAGCAGGTCGGAGAAGGGCAGGCGATAGCTTCAAGCAAAAACCTCAAAAAAAGACCGACAGAGTAA
- a CDS encoding phosphatase PAP2 family protein: protein MDYLYALQTLKSNLPEFVNYIFVFISEYLTKLLIVFVALIYWCIDKKAGKEILLSYSFAYSFNQTVKNIACVYRPWIKDARLHVDPLAEKTATGYSFPSGHTVMAASLYGGISVWKKNNKLIVVLMSFLILLTAFSRNWLGAHTLQDVVVAVCIAAVSLCVVNLFKLVIEKHPKIDFAVMSAGVVISIAILVFLNVKKYPIDYSPSGQILVDPYKMLTDCYTACGISCGTLIGWYLERHFVKFELEGVSVKEKIIRGAVGVVIFAFLYACLPFVLNFFGAHISHLIKYFIIFFMIMFGYPFCFEHCKKHKR from the coding sequence ATGGATTATTTATACGCACTTCAGACGCTCAAGAGCAATCTCCCTGAGTTTGTCAATTACATTTTTGTATTCATCTCTGAATATCTCACAAAACTCTTGATAGTTTTTGTCGCTCTCATCTACTGGTGCATTGATAAAAAGGCAGGAAAAGAGATTTTGCTCAGTTATTCATTTGCTTATTCTTTTAATCAGACTGTAAAAAACATCGCTTGTGTTTACAGACCTTGGATAAAAGATGCGAGACTTCACGTAGACCCGCTTGCAGAAAAAACTGCAACAGGATATTCATTTCCGAGCGGTCACACAGTGATGGCTGCATCTTTGTACGGAGGAATAAGTGTCTGGAAAAAAAATAACAAATTGATTGTCGTACTTATGTCATTTTTAATATTGCTGACTGCTTTTTCACGCAACTGGCTTGGTGCCCACACATTGCAGGATGTCGTTGTCGCCGTGTGCATCGCTGCCGTTTCGCTGTGCGTTGTGAATTTATTCAAATTGGTGATTGAAAAACATCCAAAAATCGATTTTGCAGTCATGTCGGCAGGAGTTGTTATTTCTATTGCAATTCTTGTTTTTCTTAATGTAAAAAAATATCCTATTGACTATTCTCCTTCAGGTCAGATTCTTGTAGATCCGTATAAAATGCTGACAGACTGTTATACTGCGTGTGGAATTTCCTGCGGAACTTTGATCGGATGGTATCTTGAACGTCATTTTGTAAAGTTTGAATTGGAAGGAGTCAGCGTAAAAGAAAAAATCATTCGTGGGGCTGTCGGTGTAGTTATTTTTGCTTTTCTTTACGCTTGTCTTCCGTTTGTTCTAAATTTTTTCGGGGCGCACATATCTCACCTTATAAAATATTTTATTATTTTTTTTATGATCATGTTCGGATATCCTTTTTGTTTTGAACATTGCAAAAAACATAAAAGATAA
- a CDS encoding ABC transporter permease, whose product MLIIQYTLIYASVLILVALGGMFSERSGIINIGLEGIMVFGALGGAFVLFALPSGTNPVLIIVLTLLASAIFGILLSVLLAVAAIKFKADQTLVGTAMNMLATAAATVIVKSYNSANSGGDNVSAILDYIQNRRVFLFKIGSIELNWYMVLTVIILAISVLILKRTRFGMRLMACGEHPQAAASAGIDVLKMRYCGVFISGFLGGIGGIIYITAANSQWDFIYGVAGAGFLALAVMIFGQWNPVRIALSALFFGFFRAIADAYMGYDVLVNLVSGEFYKMLPYIISLIVLAFTSKKSKAPKAEGIPYDKCQR is encoded by the coding sequence ATGCTGATCATTCAATATACATTGATTTATGCTTCTGTTTTAATACTTGTCGCTCTAGGCGGAATGTTTTCCGAACGAAGCGGTATAATAAACATCGGTCTTGAAGGTATCATGGTGTTCGGGGCGCTCGGCGGTGCTTTTGTTTTGTTTGCTCTGCCGTCAGGAACTAACCCTGTGTTGATTATCGTTCTCACGCTTTTGGCAAGTGCAATTTTTGGTATTTTGCTTTCAGTCTTGCTCGCTGTCGCTGCAATAAAGTTTAAAGCTGACCAGACTCTCGTCGGTACTGCAATGAACATGCTCGCAACAGCTGCTGCAACTGTAATTGTAAAATCGTACAATTCGGCAAACTCAGGTGGCGATAACGTCTCTGCAATTCTCGATTACATTCAAAACAGAAGGGTTTTCCTTTTCAAAATCGGAAGCATTGAATTGAACTGGTACATGGTTCTGACTGTGATTATCCTTGCAATTTCTGTTTTAATTTTGAAAAGAACACGTTTTGGAATGCGCCTTATGGCTTGCGGCGAGCATCCTCAAGCTGCTGCGAGCGCAGGGATAGATGTACTCAAAATGCGTTACTGCGGTGTATTCATTTCAGGATTTTTAGGCGGTATAGGTGGAATTATATACATTACGGCGGCAAACTCTCAGTGGGATTTTATATACGGCGTTGCAGGAGCCGGATTCCTTGCGCTCGCTGTAATGATTTTCGGACAATGGAACCCTGTCAGAATCGCATTGTCGGCGCTGTTTTTTGGCTTTTTCCGTGCTATTGCAGATGCATATATGGGCTACGATGTGCTTGTAAATCTTGTTTCAGGTGAATTTTATAAGATGCTTCCATATATAATCTCTTTGATTGTGCTTGCATTTACCTCTAAAAAATCTAAGGCACCTAAAGCAGAAGGTATCCCTTACGATAAATGTCAACGTTGA
- a CDS encoding ABC transporter permease, protein MTNKFKKIIQSESFKAIAAAVLCAVIGILIGYIILLVISAPNATKAMQTILKNFMYFRKPHQRLYYFGSTLAKSVPMVLCALSVLFAYKAGLFNIGVGGQYCLAIGVSLYCALGLHLPWWLCAIIAMLASAGWGAIVGCFKAFCSVNEVIACIMMNWISLYIVNIMMHHENVMNFTLSESYQIKNISPQSLIPSLGLSKLFHDNEYVTIAIPLTIIIAILINIVLDKTTFGYELKATGYNKNAAKYAGMKEKLNIILTMAIAGALAGLASAFYYLTDIQQWKTSSSVPGMGFNGIAVAFLGGLNPIGSIFAGFFIQHITLGGSFIDMRYFNPQIADLISSIIIYACAFVLFIKDILSKFNKNKDDINANAEKEAK, encoded by the coding sequence ATGACAAATAAGTTTAAAAAAATTATACAGTCCGAAAGTTTTAAAGCTATAGCCGCCGCTGTGCTCTGTGCTGTGATTGGTATTTTAATCGGTTATATAATCCTTTTGGTTATCAGTGCGCCGAACGCAACAAAAGCGATGCAGACAATCCTCAAGAATTTTATGTATTTTAGAAAACCGCATCAGCGGCTTTATTATTTTGGCAGTACGCTTGCAAAATCAGTTCCAATGGTTTTATGCGCGCTTTCCGTTTTGTTTGCATATAAAGCAGGTTTGTTCAACATCGGTGTCGGCGGGCAGTATTGTCTTGCAATCGGTGTTTCGTTGTACTGTGCGCTCGGACTTCATTTGCCATGGTGGCTTTGTGCAATCATCGCTATGCTAGCTTCCGCCGGCTGGGGTGCAATAGTCGGATGTTTTAAAGCTTTTTGCAGCGTCAACGAAGTTATCGCATGTATCATGATGAACTGGATAAGCTTATATATCGTAAATATTATGATGCATCACGAAAATGTCATGAATTTCACGCTTTCCGAGAGTTACCAGATAAAAAACATTTCGCCTCAAAGTTTGATTCCTTCTTTAGGGCTTTCAAAATTGTTCCATGACAATGAATACGTTACAATCGCAATTCCTCTTACAATCATAATAGCAATTTTGATAAATATCGTTCTTGATAAGACAACATTCGGTTATGAGCTAAAAGCGACAGGATACAACAAAAATGCTGCAAAATATGCAGGAATGAAAGAAAAATTGAATATCATTCTCACTATGGCAATTGCTGGCGCTTTAGCGGGGCTCGCCTCAGCTTTTTATTACCTAACAGATATTCAACAGTGGAAGACATCTTCTTCAGTACCGGGAATGGGGTTCAACGGCATTGCAGTCGCATTTCTTGGCGGATTAAACCCAATCGGTTCGATTTTTGCAGGATTTTTTATTCAGCACATCACGCTCGGTGGAAGTTTTATCGACATGCGTTACTTCAACCCTCAGATTGCTGATTTGATCTCTTCGATTATCATTTACGCCTGTGCGTTCGTCTTGTTCATCAAAGATATCCTTTCAAAGTTCAACAAAAATAAAGATGATATAAATGCGAATGCTGAAAAGGAGGCTAAATAA
- a CDS encoding ABC transporter ATP-binding protein, with protein MSDYVIEMTHITKRFPGIIANDDITLQLKKGEIHSLLGENGAGKSTLMSVLFGLYQPEEGEIKKDGKVVKINNPNDATALHIGMVHQHFKLVEVFSVIDNIILGAEPMKHGLVDRKAARRKIIELSKKYGLAVSPDSKISDITVGMQQRVEILKMLYRDNDILIFDEPTAVLTPQEITELLQIMKNLAAEGKSILFITHKLNEIMATCDRVTVLRKGKCIGTVNVADTTKEELCRMMVGRDIEFNIEKTDAKPGKVVLSIKNMNVASRIHDNLAVKNVSFDVRAGEIVSIAGIDGNGQSEFIQGLTGLEKLYEPDKFHTKIMLGDIDITKKTVCEKNRNGMSHIPEDRHKHGLVLDYHLDENMVLQRYWQPKFEKLGFIKKPDVEKYSDMLIEKFDVRSGNGSKTIARSMSGGNQQKAIIAREMDRSHKLLIAVQPGRGLDVGAVEYIHEQIIADRDRGVAVLLVSYELDEVMQLSDRILVMYEGEIVGELDPKKTNVQELGLYMAGAKRNDK; from the coding sequence ATGAGTGATTATGTAATCGAAATGACCCACATCACTAAGCGATTTCCTGGAATTATTGCTAATGATGATATTACCTTGCAGCTTAAAAAAGGCGAAATACACTCTCTGCTTGGTGAAAATGGCGCTGGAAAATCAACTTTGATGAGTGTGCTCTTTGGTCTTTATCAGCCCGAAGAAGGTGAAATAAAAAAAGATGGAAAAGTTGTAAAAATCAACAATCCAAATGATGCAACAGCACTTCACATCGGTATGGTTCATCAGCATTTTAAGCTTGTTGAAGTGTTTTCTGTTATCGATAATATTATTCTCGGTGCAGAACCGATGAAGCACGGACTTGTTGACCGCAAAGCCGCTCGCCGGAAAATCATTGAACTTAGTAAAAAATATGGGCTTGCCGTATCTCCCGATTCAAAAATCAGCGATATCACAGTTGGAATGCAGCAGCGTGTTGAAATTTTAAAGATGCTTTACCGCGATAACGATATCCTTATTTTTGATGAACCGACTGCTGTCCTCACGCCTCAGGAAATAACAGAGCTGCTTCAGATTATGAAAAATCTTGCAGCTGAAGGAAAATCGATTCTCTTTATTACACATAAATTAAACGAAATCATGGCAACATGCGACCGTGTAACAGTTCTCAGAAAAGGGAAGTGCATAGGCACTGTAAATGTCGCAGATACTACAAAAGAAGAGTTGTGCCGTATGATGGTTGGTCGCGATATTGAGTTTAACATTGAAAAAACTGATGCAAAACCGGGAAAAGTAGTCCTTTCAATAAAAAATATGAACGTCGCAAGCCGTATCCACGACAATCTTGCTGTAAAAAATGTGAGTTTTGATGTTCGGGCTGGAGAAATCGTAAGCATTGCCGGCATTGACGGAAACGGTCAGTCTGAATTTATTCAAGGGTTGACTGGTCTTGAAAAGCTCTATGAACCTGATAAATTTCATACGAAGATTATGCTCGGCGATATTGATATCACTAAGAAAACCGTTTGTGAAAAAAATCGCAACGGAATGAGCCACATTCCCGAAGACCGCCATAAACACGGGCTCGTCCTCGACTATCATCTTGATGAAAATATGGTGCTCCAGCGTTACTGGCAGCCGAAATTTGAAAAGCTCGGATTTATAAAAAAGCCGGACGTTGAAAAATATTCAGATATGCTGATTGAAAAATTTGATGTTCGCAGCGGAAATGGAAGTAAGACGATTGCTCGTTCTATGTCAGGCGGAAACCAGCAAAAGGCGATAATTGCTCGAGAGATGGACAGGTCTCATAAACTTTTAATCGCCGTTCAACCGGGAAGAGGGCTCGATGTTGGTGCTGTAGAATATATTCACGAGCAGATTATTGCCGACCGTGACAGAGGAGTCGCTGTTCTTCTTGTCTCTTACGAGCTTGATGAAGTTATGCAACTAAGCGACAGAATTCTCGTCATGTACGAGGGCGAAATTGTTGGAGAACTTGATCCTAAAAAGACAAATGTTCAGGAACTTGGGCTTTATATGGCAGGAGCAAAAAGAAATGACAAATAA
- a CDS encoding BMP family protein, which yields MKRFVLTICVAAIAAVSFVSCSKKANGAGEKATMKVAMVTDYGDITDQSFNQTTYQACKEYAQSEKLDFKYYKPSGDSTEARVSSINAAIQDGYNVLVLPGFAFSEAIVKTVDDNSDVYFIGLDVSEFDLTSAAEANGKSNWKLPKNAFCAVYAEEIPGFFAGYAAVKEGYRHLGFLGGMSVPAVIRFGYGFVQGCEKAAAEMGISDKVTVEYVYGGQFYGDQTITAAMDGWYQQRGVEVVFACGGGIWTSACEAAAKTNGKVIGVDVDQTALINKYGEGMCVTSAMKGLGATVKASLKSIADGKFGDEYAGKVSSLGLVSGTDLAANFVELPVATWAMKNFTVNQYKSLVKDVFSGKIAISNDIANVPAHSIALNIYPNIK from the coding sequence ATGAAGAGATTTGTATTAACAATTTGTGTTGCAGCTATCGCAGCTGTATCTTTTGTATCTTGCTCAAAGAAGGCAAATGGTGCTGGAGAAAAAGCAACAATGAAAGTTGCAATGGTAACTGATTATGGAGATATCACTGACCAATCATTCAACCAGACAACATATCAGGCATGTAAGGAATATGCCCAGTCAGAAAAACTGGACTTTAAGTATTACAAACCGTCTGGAGACTCTACAGAAGCTCGTGTTTCATCAATCAATGCCGCAATTCAGGACGGATACAATGTACTTGTATTGCCGGGATTTGCTTTTTCTGAAGCAATCGTAAAGACTGTTGACGACAACAGCGATGTTTATTTCATCGGTCTCGATGTAAGCGAATTTGACCTTACATCTGCTGCCGAAGCTAACGGAAAATCTAACTGGAAACTTCCTAAAAATGCATTTTGTGCTGTTTATGCAGAAGAGATTCCAGGATTCTTTGCAGGTTATGCAGCTGTAAAAGAAGGATACAGACATCTTGGATTTTTGGGAGGTATGTCTGTTCCTGCTGTAATCCGCTTTGGTTATGGTTTTGTTCAAGGATGTGAAAAAGCTGCTGCCGAAATGGGTATTTCTGACAAAGTAACTGTTGAATATGTATACGGTGGTCAATTCTACGGCGACCAGACAATCACAGCTGCTATGGACGGTTGGTATCAGCAGCGCGGCGTTGAAGTTGTATTCGCTTGCGGTGGTGGAATTTGGACATCTGCTTGTGAAGCAGCTGCTAAAACTAACGGTAAAGTAATCGGGGTTGACGTTGACCAGACAGCCCTTATCAACAAATATGGCGAGGGAATGTGTGTAACATCTGCAATGAAAGGTCTCGGTGCTACTGTAAAAGCTTCTCTTAAGAGTATTGCTGACGGAAAGTTTGGTGATGAATACGCTGGAAAAGTTTCAAGTCTCGGCCTTGTTTCAGGAACAGATTTGGCAGCAAACTTCGTTGAACTTCCTGTTGCTACATGGGCAATGAAGAACTTCACTGTAAATCAGTACAAGTCACTTGTAAAAGATGTGTTCTCAGGAAAAATTGCAATATCTAACGATATCGCTAATGTTCCTGCACATTCAATTGCGTTGAACATCTATCCTAATATCAAATAA
- a CDS encoding hydratase, translating to MKLWEKGAYLVNGKLYESANCSAADGSKKTMAYSILQKHNTSGDDAKLKIKFDKITSHDITYVGIIQTARASGLEKFPLPYVLTNCHNSLCAVGGTINDDDHMFGLTCAQKYGGIYVPPHLAVIHQFAREMLAKCGDMILGSDSHTRYGALGTMAIGEGGGELAKQLLGKTYDVDMPGVIAVYLTGEPVAGVGPQDVALAIIKAVFSNGYVKNKVMEFIGPGVKKLSADFRIGVDVMTTETTCLSSIWTTDEKIREFYAVHGRENDYSEINPSDGAYYDGAIELDLSEIRPMIALPFHPSCAYTIDELNNNLIELLEETEKRAKISFGDKVHFSLKDKVINGKLYVDQGIIAGCAGGGYENICAAADILKGKDTGNGKFLLDVYPSSMPIYKALMENGAFSALVDAGAIVKTAFCGPCFGAGDTPANGALSIRHSTRNFPNREGSKIQNGQISSVALMDARSIAATAANKGFLTAGTEYDTEFSGKKYFFDKAIYEKRVYDSKGIAHPEVEIQFGPNIKDWPKMQPLSQDLLVKVVSEIHDPVTTTDELIPSGETSSFRSNPLGLAEFTLSRKDPQYVVLAKAVRDLSDDVKKEIKFVSDAFDAAKADMKGRISKASVGSTIFAVKPGDGSAREQAASCQRVLGASANIANEYATKRYRSNLINWGMLPFVYKGGDKNIPFSKGDYIFIPDVKKMIEEKLSSIKVYAVTMSGKVNEFELSTGELTDDERKIILAGCLINFYRG from the coding sequence ATGAAACTTTGGGAAAAGGGTGCTTACCTTGTAAACGGAAAATTATATGAATCTGCCAATTGTTCAGCCGCTGACGGCTCAAAAAAGACAATGGCTTATTCAATTCTTCAGAAACACAACACAAGCGGTGACGACGCAAAACTAAAAATCAAGTTTGATAAAATCACGTCACACGATATCACTTATGTCGGCATAATTCAGACTGCCCGCGCTTCTGGACTGGAAAAATTCCCTCTCCCTTACGTTCTCACAAACTGCCACAACTCTCTCTGCGCTGTCGGTGGGACAATAAATGATGACGACCACATGTTCGGCCTAACGTGTGCGCAAAAATACGGTGGAATTTATGTTCCTCCTCATCTGGCTGTAATTCATCAGTTTGCCCGTGAAATGCTTGCAAAATGCGGCGACATGATACTAGGCTCTGATTCACATACGCGTTATGGCGCGCTTGGCACTATGGCAATAGGTGAAGGTGGTGGAGAACTTGCAAAACAGCTTCTTGGAAAAACTTACGATGTAGATATGCCAGGTGTCATAGCTGTATATCTTACAGGGGAACCTGTCGCAGGAGTCGGCCCACAGGATGTTGCACTTGCAATTATAAAAGCAGTTTTTTCCAACGGTTATGTCAAAAACAAAGTGATGGAATTCATCGGTCCGGGAGTCAAAAAACTTTCTGCTGATTTTCGCATAGGCGTCGATGTGATGACTACAGAAACGACTTGCCTTTCTTCAATATGGACTACAGACGAAAAAATTCGCGAGTTTTATGCCGTTCATGGACGCGAAAACGATTATTCCGAAATAAATCCTTCAGATGGTGCTTACTACGACGGAGCAATCGAACTGGATTTGAGTGAGATACGCCCGATGATTGCGCTACCGTTCCATCCGAGTTGTGCTTACACAATCGACGAACTGAACAACAACCTTATAGAGCTTCTTGAAGAAACTGAAAAACGCGCAAAAATCTCATTTGGCGACAAAGTTCACTTTTCCCTTAAAGATAAAGTTATCAACGGTAAACTTTACGTAGACCAAGGAATCATCGCAGGTTGCGCTGGCGGCGGATACGAAAATATATGTGCGGCTGCCGACATCCTAAAAGGAAAAGATACAGGAAACGGAAAATTCCTCCTCGATGTATATCCTTCGTCTATGCCGATTTACAAGGCACTTATGGAAAACGGAGCGTTCAGTGCTCTTGTAGATGCCGGTGCGATTGTAAAAACAGCGTTCTGTGGACCTTGTTTTGGAGCTGGCGATACTCCTGCTAACGGAGCACTTTCAATTCGCCATTCAACGCGAAACTTTCCTAACAGAGAAGGCTCAAAGATTCAAAACGGTCAGATTTCTTCTGTCGCTCTTATGGATGCCCGCTCAATCGCTGCAACAGCTGCAAATAAAGGATTTCTCACTGCCGGTACAGAATACGATACAGAATTCAGTGGAAAAAAATACTTTTTTGATAAAGCGATTTATGAAAAACGCGTTTACGATTCAAAAGGCATTGCTCATCCTGAAGTCGAAATCCAGTTTGGACCGAATATCAAAGACTGGCCAAAAATGCAGCCGCTTTCACAAGATCTGCTTGTAAAAGTTGTGAGTGAAATTCACGACCCTGTGACGACAACAGATGAACTGATTCCGTCAGGCGAAACTTCTTCGTTCCGTTCAAATCCTCTCGGTCTTGCAGAATTTACGCTGAGCCGCAAAGACCCGCAATACGTCGTTCTGGCAAAAGCAGTCCGCGATCTATCTGATGATGTAAAAAAAGAGATTAAATTTGTCTCTGACGCATTCGATGCTGCAAAAGCCGATATGAAAGGTCGTATTTCAAAAGCCTCTGTCGGCTCTACAATTTTTGCCGTAAAACCCGGAGATGGTTCTGCACGTGAACAAGCTGCTTCTTGTCAGCGAGTGCTCGGAGCTTCTGCCAACATCGCAAACGAATATGCTACAAAGCGATATCGTTCAAATCTTATAAACTGGGGAATGCTCCCTTTTGTTTACAAAGGCGGAGATAAAAACATTCCATTTTCAAAAGGGGACTACATATTTATCCCTGATGTAAAAAAAATGATAGAAGAAAAACTTTCCTCTATAAAGGTATATGCAGTCACGATGAGCGGAAAAGTAAATGAATTTGAGTTATCGACAGGAGAACTCACAGATGATGAGCGAAAAATCATCCTTGCCGGCTGTTTGATAAACTTTTATAGGGGCTAA